In one Haloplanus salinus genomic region, the following are encoded:
- a CDS encoding DUF7114 family protein: MDNAVRARRAARDALADIEPERLREVLRGRLAEASMTPSVLTLVSATTLDTAADTGPLAERAAGVQLIYEGLRLTRTLAHDEPWVEGEGESARRADLDILAADVLVSRGFYLLARTETADRAVEVVRAFGRDQTRRRGAGAGVDVAALDRNLEADVFALAVAAGTTAVGVDPGEDLLDYAAGLAREYEDDLPPPETALPETAADRILALASGDAPSAADP, from the coding sequence CCGCGAGGTGCTTCGCGGTCGGCTCGCGGAGGCCTCGATGACGCCAAGCGTCCTGACGTTGGTGAGCGCCACGACGCTCGATACGGCTGCCGACACCGGCCCCCTCGCCGAGCGCGCCGCCGGCGTTCAGCTCATCTACGAGGGCCTCCGCCTCACGCGAACCCTCGCCCACGACGAACCCTGGGTCGAGGGCGAGGGCGAGAGCGCTCGACGAGCCGACCTCGACATCCTCGCCGCCGACGTGCTCGTCTCCCGTGGCTTCTATCTTCTCGCACGGACGGAGACGGCCGACCGGGCCGTCGAGGTGGTACGGGCGTTCGGCCGGGATCAGACCCGGCGCCGCGGCGCCGGCGCCGGCGTCGATGTGGCGGCCCTCGACCGCAACCTCGAAGCGGACGTGTTCGCCCTCGCCGTCGCCGCCGGCACGACCGCCGTCGGCGTCGATCCGGGCGAGGACCTCCTCGACTACGCGGCCGGCCTCGCCCGCGAGTACGAGGATGACCTCCCGCCGCCCGAAACCGCGCTCCCCGAAACGGCGGCCGACCGTATCCTCGCGCTCGCCAGCGGCGACGCCCCCTCCGCCGCCGACCCGTAA
- a CDS encoding tyrosine-type recombinase/integrase yields the protein MTSTVDDDNKVQGIILLTGEASKLLNPREEIAYKEHRRELAEWMLNLGKDPSKAEGYSYSTAKNRMNKLDLFYRWVWNEEQRFIQDLGIEHAEAWMRDLAKRDLKESTKCHYQKSVQTLFKWKREARNKDVVWEPSIEYSDPSTTYQPREYLTQSDRKKMREAAMSYGSVPHYNSLSPEERTRWKKHLAQRLQKPMEEVNKQDFLEANSFKYTSMIFVALDAGFRPVEVKRANIQWFDPDNGVLRIPEEESSKSRENWIVALKPETVSILKKWQQERETISKYDGRDALWLTQKGNRYNKDSFRRSVFHKIAEEAGLDLENRDLTPYSIRHSTATYIAKEADLATAAKQCRHKSKQTTQKYAHSSVDRQSDAINKID from the coding sequence ATGACATCGACGGTTGACGACGACAACAAGGTACAGGGCATCATTCTTTTAACAGGTGAGGCCTCGAAATTGCTGAACCCGCGAGAGGAGATCGCGTACAAGGAGCATCGCCGCGAATTAGCGGAGTGGATGCTTAACTTGGGTAAAGACCCGAGTAAAGCTGAGGGATACAGCTACAGTACTGCGAAGAACCGGATGAACAAGTTGGACCTATTCTATCGCTGGGTCTGGAATGAGGAGCAACGATTTATCCAGGACCTGGGAATCGAGCACGCGGAGGCCTGGATGCGTGATTTAGCGAAGCGGGATTTGAAGGAGTCGACGAAGTGCCATTATCAGAAGTCGGTACAGACGTTGTTCAAGTGGAAACGTGAGGCCCGGAATAAGGATGTGGTGTGGGAGCCGAGTATTGAGTACAGCGACCCGTCTACTACTTACCAGCCTCGGGAGTATTTGACCCAGAGCGATCGGAAGAAGATGCGTGAGGCCGCCATGTCTTATGGGAGCGTCCCACATTACAACTCCTTGAGTCCAGAGGAACGGACTCGGTGGAAGAAGCACTTGGCCCAGAGACTTCAGAAGCCGATGGAGGAAGTGAATAAACAGGATTTCTTGGAGGCGAATTCGTTCAAGTATACCTCGATGATCTTTGTCGCGTTGGACGCAGGGTTCAGGCCTGTAGAGGTCAAGCGAGCGAATATTCAGTGGTTCGACCCGGATAACGGAGTGCTTCGAATCCCGGAAGAAGAATCGAGTAAGTCCCGTGAGAACTGGATTGTCGCACTGAAACCGGAGACCGTCTCAATCCTGAAGAAGTGGCAACAAGAACGCGAGACCATCTCCAAGTACGATGGCCGGGACGCATTGTGGCTCACACAGAAAGGCAACCGGTACAACAAGGATAGCTTCCGGCGCTCAGTGTTTCACAAAATCGCTGAGGAGGCAGGCCTCGACTTAGAGAACCGGGACCTCACACCTTACAGCATACGGCACAGTACAGCGACATATATTGCGAAGGAGGCGGACTTAGCGACTGCTGCGAAACAGTGCCGTCACAAATCCAAACAGACCACCCAGAAGTACGCCCACAGTTCGGTCGATAGGCAAAGCGACGCCATCAACAAAATAGACTAA